The following DNA comes from Pseudosulfitobacter pseudonitzschiae.
TGCAGGCCCACGGTAAAGGTGTCGCAGGTGTTAGTTTCGGTCATGCCATAGGCCGCTTCGACCATCGTACTGTCGGTCAGCGCCCGCCATTCGGTACGGAACGCAGCGCCCAGCTTTTTGACGAACGAACAGACAGATGTGTTCCGCAACGAGGTCAGATCGTAGGTTCGGGCCTGCGGATGGCGCATCACCTCGACCGCATTATCGACGAGCAGCGTAACAATGGTGGCACGGTGTTCGGCCACGGCAGCCATCCAGCCCACCGCATCCCACCGGTGCAGGATACAAACCGCCGCCCCCGTATAGACAGGGGCCAGCACGCCCAGATCCTCACCCGCGATCCAGAACATCGGGAAAAAGTTCACAACAACATCATCCGCGCCCGCATCACCCATCGCGCAGCCGCAATAGGACGCGACCGTATACAGCATGTCGCCGTGGGTGTGGACGCAGCCCTTGGGCATCCCCGTGGTTCCGCCCGTGTAGTTCAGCGCGGCAACTGCATCCAGATCGGTACAATCGGGACCGGCAAACGGTGTGGCGGCCTCCAGCGCGTCCAGCAACCGCTCGACTCCTTCGGCCTGCGGCGCGTCGCCCATGCCTGCGGGGCGCGGAATGACCCCGGTGTCGCCCGCCATCTCGGCAGCCCCTGTCGCCAGCATCATCCGCAGCGATGTATCGCCCGCAACCGATGCGACCAACGGGGCCAGATCATCCTGAAACACCAGTGTTTCCGCACCGCTGTCGTTCAACTGATAGGTCAGCTCGATCGCCTTGAACATCGGGTTCACCGGCACCAGAACCGCGCCCAGCTTCATGATCCCCCAAAAGCAGATCAGAAATTGCGGACAGTTGCCCATCATCACGGCCACACGGTCACCCGCAGCCACGCCCCGCGCCTGCAACAGACCGGCAAAGCGGTCCGACGCGGTGTCAATCTCGGCCCAACT
Coding sequences within:
- a CDS encoding AMP-binding protein yields the protein MTQNQQIEDHIVDLRKRQAESWPKGVSREIGYRLGKVPMSQYVRAEARTRPDDTMVHYYGRTLSWAEIDTASDRFAGLLQARGVAAGDRVAVMMGNCPQFLICFWGIMKLGAVLVPVNPMFKAIELTYQLNDSGAETLVFQDDLAPLVASVAGDTSLRMMLATGAAEMAGDTGVIPRPAGMGDAPQAEGVERLLDALEAATPFAGPDCTDLDAVAALNYTGGTTGMPKGCVHTHGDMLYTVASYCGCAMGDAGADDVVVNFFPMFWIAGEDLGVLAPVYTGAAVCILHRWDAVGWMAAVAEHRATIVTLLVDNAVEVMRHPQARTYDLTSLRNTSVCSFVKKLGAAFRTEWRALTDSTMVEAAYGMTETNTCDTFTVGLQDGDYDLQQQPVFVGLPVPETDIIICDFETGALKEIGETGEICIRSPAVLKSYWNKPDETAHALRDGWLHTGDIGMVNERGFVHYLGRRKEMLKVNGMPVFPAEIEMLLGRHPAILGSGVIGRKDEAKGEVPVAFVHLDPEQAEGIDADSLRAWCREQMASFKVPEIRLVDGLPMTATGKVKKEELADLL